The following proteins are co-located in the Vanessa atalanta chromosome 11, ilVanAtal1.2, whole genome shotgun sequence genome:
- the LOC125067297 gene encoding transmembrane protease serine 12-like: MAFKCYIRVVFILAVLQFLVISHAYSPRECGVPLRRHTRQPRERSAGQLRIIKGRESKRGAWPWQVSLQLLHPNYGLIGHWCGGVLIHPQWLLTTAHCIHNELFNLPVPALWTAVLGEWDRAEQRGSYLPIERIVLHQRFHNYQHDIALMKMIKAADVSAGSRIRTICLPSYELPINHNTERSTSFFKKPDEMRRKPKPPRPNPDTAVKYLEKLNNLTKTVFSGVINKKHKNTRYNVRVSNESNRPTERKNDEEINEYETANKVKDLAYDSASLDSVVKLIKTKAARDKIKDSINRSDKKLMYGEEIDPFIDDNNGLDFKDECYATGWGREQTNGTLTDVLLEAEVPVLPLQLCRDRYSLSLPLNDGHLCAGSTDGSTGACVGDSGGPLQCRSGGRWELRGLTSFGSGCARMGVPDVYTNVGHYVSWIYAHIYAS; the protein is encoded by the exons aATGTGGTGTTCCTCTGAGGAGGCACACGAGGCAGCCGCGCGAGCGTTCAGCAGGGCAGCTCCGAATTATCAAGGGGAGGGAATCGAAGCGCGGCGCTTGGCCGTGGCAG GTTTCTCTCCAACTGCTTCACCCGAACTACGGTCTCATAGGGCACTGGTGTGGAGGAGTTCTGATCCATCCGCAATGGCTATTAACGACCGCACACTGCATCCATAA tgaACTCTTCAACCTACCAGTGCCAGCTCTGTGGACTGCTGTCTTGGGCGAGTGGGATCGAGCTGAACAGCGAGGGTCTTACCTTCCTATCGAGAGGATCGTCCTCCACCAGAGGTTTCATAATTACCAGCACGAtatag ctCTTATGAAAATGATCAAGGCAGCTGACGTCAGCGCTGGAAGTCGGATACGCACAATCTGCCTTCCTTCATACGAATTACCAATCAATCACAATACAGAAAGAAGCACATCATTCTTCAAGAAACCAGATGAAATGAGAAGAAAACCAAAACCCCCCCGACCAAATCCAGATACAGCTGTGAAATATTTGGAAAAACTCAACAATCTAACTAAAACCGTATTCTcaggtgtaataaataaaaaacataagaacACAAGATACAACGTGAGAGTGTCAAACGAATCAAACAGACCGACGGAGAGAAAAAATGACGAAGAAATAAATGAGTATGAAACAGCAAATAAAGTCAAAGATTTAGCTTACGACAGCGCTTCGTTGGATAGCGTCGTTAAACTCATCAAAACTAAAGCCGCTAGAGATAAAATTAAAGACAGTATTAATAGAAGTGATAAAAAACTTATGTACGGCGAAGAAATAGATCCGTTTATCGATGATAATAATGGTTTAGATTTCAAAGATGAGTGCTATGCGACGGGGTGGGGACGAGAACAGACCAACGGCACTTTAACGGATGTTCTGTTGGAAGCTGAGGTGCCTGTCTTGCCGCTACAGCTTTGTAGGGATAGATATTCATTGAGTTTACCTTTGAACGATGGACATTTATGTGCTGGTAGCACAGATGGCAGTACGGGTGCTTGTGTG GGCGACAGTGGGGGCCCACTCCAGTGCAGATCAGGTGGTCGCTGGGAGCTCCGAGGCTTGACATCCTTCGGCTCAGGATGTGCTAGAATGGGTGTTCCAGATGTCTACACGAATGTTGGACATTACGTATCATGGATTTACGCACATATTTATGCCAGTTGA